The stretch of DNA ACTTGGTTATCACGGCGACGATATCAATGCACTTCTTCACAAGATGAGGTGATACTTATGAAAAAGAACATAACCAAATTCAGAGGTTCCAGGACGTGCGGAGGCGGCACACATAAGAACCGCCGAGGAGGGGGAAGCCGAGGAGGCCGGGGTAACGCAGGTGGGTGCAAACATCATTTCGTGCGCAATTACATGAAAGGCATGGCATATGGCAAGCACGGATTCAAACGTCCACAAAAGGTCCTTTCAAATAAACCCATTGTGAATGTGGGTGAACTGGACGAACTGGCTGAACAACTGGTGCAGTATGGTGAGGCGCATAAACAAGGCGATATTTATCATATCAACTTGGCAGAACTGGAATACCCAATAGTGAAAGTACTGGGTAATGGCAGGATCACCAAACCCATGGCTATCACAGTCTCTGAATGTAGTGCAAGGGCAAGATTCAAGATCGAAGAAGCTGGCGGCAGTATAGAAAAATATATCCCATCAGTCAAAGAAGTAGACATTGAACCGGAAGAAACCGGGGAACCAGATGTTGAAGAAGACGTCTGATCATTAATTCATGGAAAAAAAAACAATAATGTTAAATTATTGTTTTTCCATTCCATATTTTTAATATCAAAATCAGTTGCATTTATTAATATCAAAATCGGGTGCATTTTATGACCTTAAAGGATACAATCGAACCAATCTTGCGAAAACTTCCGGCTGTATCAAGACCGGAGGGGCATGTCCATTTCAAGAAGAAACTGACTTGGACTCTGAGCATACTAGTGATGTATTTCGCTTTGTCCAATGTTCCGCTTTTCGGCATGTCTCCTGAATCCATAGACCTGTTCGAACAATACAGGGCATTCTTTGCAGGGGCTTCGGGCTCACTCTTGCTACTGGGTATCGGCCCCATTGTTACTGCATCCATTGTGTTACAGCTGCTGGTGGGAGCTGATGTGATCAAGATGGACCTGAGCAACCCCCAGGACCAGGCGATCTTCCAGGGAGTCCAGAAACTGCTGGTGTTTGTGATGATCATATTGACAGCGTTGCCCCAGATCTTAGGCGGGTACATCAAGCCCGATGTCGGCCTGGCAGCCATACTGGCAGCGGATTTCAACATCTCTGCCGCAGCCGGGTTGGATCTTGTGCTGTTGATCATATTCATTCAGATATTCATTGGCGGAACCTTGATATTGTTCATGGATGAGGTGGTATCCAAATGGGGAATAGGTTCCGGCGTGGGACTGTTCATTGTGGCAGGAGTGTCACAGGCGATCGTTACGGGCCTGTTCAGTATAACACGCCCGGGAGGACCTGGCAGTGCACCAGTTGGCCTTTTACCAAAATGGCTGTATTTCACTACCGATGTGGGACTTGGCAACCTGTTCTCAGATAATGCTTTCCAGAACGTTTTCATCGATGGCGGTATCCTGGCACTGATAAGTACGGTCCTGATTTTCCTTGTGGTGGTATATGTAGAATCCACCCGTATCGAGATACCTCTGGCCCATAGTGCGGTGCGGGGTGCCAGGGGCAGGTTCCCTGTAAAGCTTATTTATGCCAGTGTACTTCCCATGATACTGGTCAGGGCACTGCAGGCAAATATCCAAATGGTAGGCATGCTGCTGTTCAATAAAGGGATTACGTTCTTTGGTGAGTTCAGGGGCGGTACTGCTACCAGCGGCCTGATGTATTATTTATCGCCATTACACGGTCCCAGTGATTGGATACCCAGTCTGGTGAAGCAGAATTTTGATGATATTAATATGCAGTTTGCTACTGAAGCCACCGGTTTTGCACCTGTAGATGTACCGGCTACCTGGCAGATATTATTACATGTGGGCGCGGATGCTACCATGTTGATAGTTGGTGGTGTCATATTTGCGCTGTTCTGGATAGAGACTACAGGTATGAATGCAAAGAACACGGCCCAGAAGATACACAATTCAGGTATGCAAATACCGGGATTCAGGCGGAACATTGACAGTATTGAGCGGGTTATGAACCGTTATATTCCAAGAGTTACTATTATCGGAGGTGCGTTCATCGGACTGTTGACACTGTTGGCCAGTCTCATGGGTACGCTGGGTGGTGCAGGAGGGACCGGTCTGCTGCTGGCTGTGAGTATTGTATATAGGCTGTACGAGGACCTGGCATCCGAACAGATGATGGAGATGCATCCAATGATGAGACAATTCCTCGGAGGTACTTCATAGTATGGTCAATCTGGTATTACTTGGTGCGCCGGGTGCGGGTAAGGGCACCCAGGCCAAGATGCTGGCAGGGAAGTACGGTATCCTTCACATATCCACAGGCGATATATTACGTGAGAATGTGAGCAATAATACCGAACTGGGCCAAAAAGCAAAGGAGTACATGGACAAGGGTGAACTCGTCCCTGACACTGTACTGATAGATATTATCAAGGACAGGTTATCTAAACCTGACACCGATAACGGATTCCTGCTGGACGGCTATCCACGGACCATTCCCCAGGCAGTGGCACTGGACGATATCTTCAGCCAGTTGGGAAAGAGACTGGATGTAGTGATAGATATCAAGGTTCAGGACGAGGAACTGGTGGCAAGGCTGGCAGGCAGGCGGATGTGTAAATGCGGTGCCAGCTATCACGCAACGTTCAATCCTCCAAAGGAGGATGGGATATGCGATGTATGTGGCGGGGAATTGTACCAGCGTGACGATGATACCGAAAGCTCAGTGAAGACCAGGCTGGTCGCTTATTACAACCAGACCCACCCGCTTATTGATTATTATACCGATAAAGGATTGTTGCATACTGTTAGTGGTACCGGGGATATTGAGGATATCTTTGGTGAGATCACAGTCGTTATTGATAAGATATTGGAGTAGGACATGCCAAAATCTGACTTTAAGCAGACACTGGAAAGGGCTGCACTTGCCCTTGGTTTCGGAATGATGTTCGGAATCATCCTGCTTGGTGAACGTTTCAGGATACAGGTGGGTGAGGTAGTACAGATATTACTGGGGCCGCTGCCCGATATCCTGCCCTTCCATATTATGCTGTTCGTAATGGCCGCTATTACCGGCCTGTATGCATCGCTGATACAGAAATATACAATGGATTGGGAACTGATGCGCCGGGTGCAGGACCAGATGAAGAACTTCCAGAAGGAGTTCAGGGAGGCGCAGCTTGCAGATAACCAGGCTAAAGTGAAGAAACTGGAAGCCGAGCGCTCAGCCATGATGAATGACCAGATGCAAATGACCAAACAGCAGTTCAAACCCATGGCTTATATCAGCATTATCTCGCTGCCCCTGTTCATGTGGGCGTATCTTTACATTGGGGAGCACCCTGACCCAGTCCTTATTTTCCCGTTCTGGGGTGAAAAGTCGCTGACCGGGTTTGCACTGGGTCCCATCCAGTACTGGATATACTGGTATTTCATTTGCAGTCTGCCAATCAGCCAGATTATCAGGAAGAGCCTGAATATCGGCGGCGTGTGAACATGATAATTACAGTCAGCGGTCCACCAGGGAGCGGGAAGAGTACGCTTTCAAGGATGATAGCTGAATATTTTAACCTGGAACTTGTATCTTCAGGTGACGTTTTCAGGGCCATGGCAAAGGAAAAGGGAGTGGATCTTGAAAAGTTAGGGCACATGGCCGAAGCTG from ANME-2 cluster archaeon encodes:
- a CDS encoding 50S ribosomal protein L15 — protein: MKKNITKFRGSRTCGGGTHKNRRGGGSRGGRGNAGGCKHHFVRNYMKGMAYGKHGFKRPQKVLSNKPIVNVGELDELAEQLVQYGEAHKQGDIYHINLAELEYPIVKVLGNGRITKPMAITVSECSARARFKIEEAGGSIEKYIPSVKEVDIEPEETGEPDVEEDV
- the secY gene encoding preprotein translocase subunit SecY translates to MTLKDTIEPILRKLPAVSRPEGHVHFKKKLTWTLSILVMYFALSNVPLFGMSPESIDLFEQYRAFFAGASGSLLLLGIGPIVTASIVLQLLVGADVIKMDLSNPQDQAIFQGVQKLLVFVMIILTALPQILGGYIKPDVGLAAILAADFNISAAAGLDLVLLIIFIQIFIGGTLILFMDEVVSKWGIGSGVGLFIVAGVSQAIVTGLFSITRPGGPGSAPVGLLPKWLYFTTDVGLGNLFSDNAFQNVFIDGGILALISTVLIFLVVVYVESTRIEIPLAHSAVRGARGRFPVKLIYASVLPMILVRALQANIQMVGMLLFNKGITFFGEFRGGTATSGLMYYLSPLHGPSDWIPSLVKQNFDDINMQFATEATGFAPVDVPATWQILLHVGADATMLIVGGVIFALFWIETTGMNAKNTAQKIHNSGMQIPGFRRNIDSIERVMNRYIPRVTIIGGAFIGLLTLLASLMGTLGGAGGTGLLLAVSIVYRLYEDLASEQMMEMHPMMRQFLGGTS
- a CDS encoding adenylate kinase; the encoded protein is MVNLVLLGAPGAGKGTQAKMLAGKYGILHISTGDILRENVSNNTELGQKAKEYMDKGELVPDTVLIDIIKDRLSKPDTDNGFLLDGYPRTIPQAVALDDIFSQLGKRLDVVIDIKVQDEELVARLAGRRMCKCGASYHATFNPPKEDGICDVCGGELYQRDDDTESSVKTRLVAYYNQTHPLIDYYTDKGLLHTVSGTGDIEDIFGEITVVIDKILE
- a CDS encoding DUF106 domain-containing protein, which encodes MPKSDFKQTLERAALALGFGMMFGIILLGERFRIQVGEVVQILLGPLPDILPFHIMLFVMAAITGLYASLIQKYTMDWELMRRVQDQMKNFQKEFREAQLADNQAKVKKLEAERSAMMNDQMQMTKQQFKPMAYISIISLPLFMWAYLYIGEHPDPVLIFPFWGEKSLTGFALGPIQYWIYWYFICSLPISQIIRKSLNIGGV